CAGGGAAGGCCCGGAACAGGGGCGGTCCGGGGGCGTGCGATTTGCCCCGGCCCGGGGACGTGACGGGTCCGGGCCCGCCTTTCCGACGGGCCGCGGTGAGGCATGTGCTGGCGGCGGTCTTGCCTGGCCGGAGCCGGGGGGCGGGAGCGATGGGCCGGTCACAACGGGCCCGTCCGCATCGGGAAAGGCCTGCCGGCAGGGGGCGGCGGTCATGGGGGACGATGCGCACAAAAAAAGCCCTTGCGGTTCTCCGCAAGGGCGAAATATGGTGGGCCATCAGGGACTCGAACCCCGAACCAACTGATTAAGAGTCAGCTGCTCTACCAATTGAGCTAATGACCCGCACGTGTCACTGTATGTGATTTTCAGGATGGTGGGCCATCAGGGACTCGAACCCCGAACCAACTGATTAAGAGTCAGCTGCTCTACCAATTGAGCTAATGACCCACAAGCGTGGCACTGTATGCGATTTTCAGGATGGTGGGCCATCAGGGACTCGAACCCCGAACCAACTGATTAAGAGTCAGCTGCTCTACCAATTGAGCTAATGACCCACAAGCGTGGTACTGTATGCGATTTTCAGGATGGTGGGCCATCAGGGACTCGAACCCCGAACCAACTGATTAAGAGTCAGCTGCTCTACCAATTGAGCTAATGACCCATCCGCGAAAAAGAGACCTACCCTTTTGCTCCCCTGCTGTCAACACTTTTAAAAGAAAAAAAAAGATTTTATAATGCCTTCCCAGAGGTATTTGATGAAAAAATCACGGAACTTTGCCGCCCTCACCGGGGTGCTTGTTTTATTTTTGCTTATATTCCAGTTTGATACCAGGATGCCTGCCGCAGCGGACATCGTGTCCGTGCAGCCGCATTTCGCCGAGGGCGCTGACGGCATCGTCATGGCCCTGGAGCTGGGCTTCCCTCAGGGCTACCATGCCTATGCCCATGAAGCGGGGGATGCCGGGCGCCCGACCACGCTGTCCATCCGCCTGGATGACGGCAGCGGCCTGCCCGTATGGTATCCCCAGGGGTTCATGCAGCGGGATTTCTTCGACCCCGATGCGACCGTCCATGTCTACGAGAGTCCCACGACCCTCTTTGTCCTTCTGCCGCACGAGGCCCGGCATGCCGGCTTTGACGCTGTCCTGAGCATGCTGCTGTGTTCCTCGCGCAATTGCCTCCCGGTCTCGCAGACCATCAGCGGCCAGGTGCCGGATACCCTGCCCGGGCTGGAGGCGGTGCCCTGGAAGGCCCTCTGGGACGAGCTGCGGCGCGTGCCGCCCGTGCTCTCGAAGGCGGCCCCCTCCGCTCCCGGGCTGCCCTTTGCCGTCGGCGAGGATGGGGCAGGCGGCCTGAGCCCCGTCACGGACCCCGCTCAGGATCCGCTGGCCGCCCCGCAGGATGCCGGCAGCGAAAAGCCCCTGCCGCCCCCGGACGGTTTCGCCCTGGAGCTGACGCCCCAGTATGCCGACGGCTCCGTGGAGATATCGGGGTTCGGCATGGCGCTTGCCGTGGGCATACTGGCGGGCCTGCTGCTCAACGCCATGCCCTGCGTGCTGCCGGTGCTGACTTTCAAGATCAGCGGCCTGCTGCTCATGGGCGGCAGGGGAGACAGGGAAAGCCTGCGGCGTTTCCGCGAGCACAACCTCTTTTTCTCCGCGGGCATCATGACCCTGTTCACCGTGCTGGCCCTGGTGCTGGGGGCCGCGGACATGATCTGGGGGCAGCTCTACCAGCAGCAGAGCCTGCTGCTGGGGCTGGTGATGCTGGTCTTTCTTATGGGCCTTTCCATGCTGGGGGTCTTCACCCTGCCGGTCATCGACCTCAAAGCCGGCGCCAACAGCAGGAATCCCCGGCTGCAACCCTACCTGACCGGCCTGGTCTCCACCTTCCTGGCCACGCCGTGCAGCGGCCCGCTGCTGGGCGGCGTGCTGGGATGGGCCTTCACCCAGCCGCTGCTGGTCCTGATGGTGGTCTTCTGGGCTGTGGGCCTGGGCATGGCCCTGCCGTACATCCTGTTCAGCATCTGGCCCCAGCTGGCCCGCATCCTGCCGCGTCCGGGCAACTGGATGAAAGTCTTTGAACGCATCCTGGGCTTCTGCCTGCTGGGCACGGCCCTGTACCTGCTCTCCATCCTGCCGGTGGAAAAGCACATGCAGGTCCTGTGCGTGCTGCTGGTGCTTTCGCTGGTGGCCTGGCTCTGGGGCCAGTTCTGCGGCCCCGCGTCCCCCCGTCTGCGCTGCCGCATCATCGGGGCCCTGACGGTGCTGATCCTGGCGGGCTCCTTCATCTGGGTCCTGCGGCCTGCCGCGCCGCTGGTGCACTGGCGGGAATTCAGTCCCGGGCAGTTCCAGGCCGAGCTCGGCCACAAGGCCATGCTGCTGGAGTTCACGGCGGATTCCTGCCCCAACTGCAAGGTCCTGGAAGCCACGGTGCTGACCGACGAACGGATGCGCAAGCTGCGTGCACGCTACGGCATGGAACTGATCCGGGTGGATCTGACGGGCGTCAATGCCTATGGCATCCGCCTGCTGGAGGCCCTGGGCAGCAAGAGCATCCCGCTGACGGCCCTGTTCCCGGCAGGGGAGCAGGCATCGTCCCCGCTGGTGCTGCGCGATGTCTACACCGCAGGCACCCTGGAAGACGCGCTGGAGAAGGCCTTCGGCGACTAGCCGCCAGCGCGGCCCGGCCTGGGCTCTCCATGCCCGCATGGGGTGCCCAGGATGCCCGTTTCGGCGCCTTCTTTCCTGATGCCGGGCCTGATGCCGGGACGGTTGCCGGGGGAAAGAGCCCGGCATGGGCGCGGCCCCGCGTCCTCCCGGGGGATGGCGGGAAGGGGCCCCCGGCCGAATGACCGGAGGATACCGGAAAAAAGGGTCCGTGACGCCGTCACAGGCCCTTTTCATGCGTCTTCGGCCTGCGGGCGGCCTGAGCGCGCTCATGCCTCCTGGTCCCGCTCCTCCAGCGCGGTATCCCGGCGCAGGAAATGCAGCATCCAGGAAAGACCCAGCAGGTCCGCGCAACCGCCCGGGCTGATGTTGCCGGCCACGAGCCAGGCATCGAGTTCCCGCAGCCGGGCCCGGGAGGGGGCCTCGTCAGCGGCCAGGATGCCCTGCAGCCTGTCCTGGAGGGCATACTGATCCCTCAGGCTGCTCCGGGAGATGATGTTGGTATCGAAGACCTTGGCCATCAGCCTGATGAGGGTGAGCGCCCCCGCCCTGTCGATGGACGCGCCGGCCGCCAGTTCCCGCTCCAGGCTGGGCAGTCCGTAGCGGAGCACGGAAGAAAAGCCGCTGGCCGCTTCGCCGCGTGCACCGTGGATGCCCTTGCCGTACAGCCGCAGGCCGTTGGTCAGCGGCACGTTCGGCGGGACGTTCCGGCACTCGGCCAGCACGCCGGAGGTCATGGCGGCGGAGGTGGCGCTGATGGCGGCGGGGGTCAGCCTTTCCTGCCGGCCCAGCAGCCTGCCCGCCGCGGCGCAGACGATGCCGAGGGAAAAGATGGCCCCCTTGTGGGTATTGACGTTTCCCGTGGCCCGGTGCATGGCATCCTCGGCGTCCATGCCCGGACAGCGCAGCCTGTCGAACAGGGCGTCCGGCGCCAGGCCGTGTTCCCGCAGGCCCAGCAGGGCGCAGTGCCGGAAGTAGGGGAAGAGCACGCTGCTGCTGTCCATGAAGGTGAAGATGTCCATATCGTCATGGGCGCCGTTGCTGACGCGGTCCACCAGGCCGGGCTTGGGGGTCACGCAGACTTCATACAGCAGGCTGCGCAGGGCGTAACCGGCCAGGATGTCCGCTTTCTGTTCCTGAAAATGCCGTTCCATGAGACGCAGGGTATGGCGCCGCACCTCTTCCAGGGCATGGGCCCGGCTGCGGGCACAGCCGGCTGCGGCGGCGTCGCACAGCAGGCAGCGGCGGGGGGGCAGGCCGAGATCTTTCCGGGAAAGGTGGCGTCCGTCTGCATCCAGCACGTCCAGGTCGAACAGACGGGCGACGGGCCGGCTCTCCTCCAGCGCGACCATGCCCCGCTTCAGGCTGGTGGCGTCCCTGCCGTCGACGGCAAAGCAGCCCTCGCTGCCGCTCCTGGCATGGACCTCCTCGGCGCCGATGACGCAGGCCCCCATGCGCTCCAGGTGCCGGTGCATCATCCTGCTTGCTTCGGCATATGTCTTTTGGGCCAGGGGGAACTGCTTGAGCGCACCGGCAATATTGAGGGACAGCGAGATGAGCGGCCTCCGGTACCGTCGCAGCAGGCGCTGCTGCCGGTGTTGCCGTTCTTCCCGGGCCCGGAGGATTTCTTCCAGAAGGGCGGGCTGGGGGATGTCTGCGCTGTGCGTCTGCATGGTCACCTCCTGCTGTCAGGCTCGCCGGAGCCGTCGCCATAATGTGGAGCGCGAGATCCCCAGGCGGCTGGCGGCAAGCGAAGCGTTGCCCCCGCAGGCCGCCAGCATCTCCTCGCTTTCCTTTTTCTGCGCCAGGTGCCTGGCCTGTCTGGGGTCGAAATTCAGATGCCGCGTCTCAAGCCACAGGGGCGAGTCGGGCTGGATGACCTGGCGCAGGTCCTTGCTTTCGATATGGGTGGTCTTCAGGATGGCCAGAAGACGTTCCGCGATGTTGCAGACTTCGCGGATGTTGCCCGGCCAGGAGTAGGACTGCAAAAGCTCGCAGGCTTCCCTGGATATGGTCACCTTGTTCTTTTTCAGAAAATTGTTCTTGTTCAGATAATGCAGCAGGATGGGGATGATGTCGCACTTCCGGCTGCGCAGCGGCGGTATTTCCAGCGAAAGGACGTTAAGGCGAAAGAAAAGGTCTTCCCGGAATTTGCCTTCCCTGACCATCTGGGGCAGATCCTTGTTGGTGGCCGCGATGATCCGGCAGTTGATGTTGATGGGCCTGTGGCTGCCCAGGCGGATGACATAACGTTCCTGGACAACGCGCAGCAGGTTGACCTGGGTGTTGTAGTCCATCTCGGCGATCTCATCGAGAAAGACCGTGCCGTAATTGGCGATCTCGAACAGGCCGGGCTTGCCCTTGCGTGATGCGCCGGTGAACGCGCCTTCCACATAGCCGAAAAGCTCGCTGGGCAGGATGTCGCGCGGGAAGGCCGCACAGTTGATGGCCACGAAAGGATTGCGCTTGCGCTGGCTGGCATTATGGATGCTTTGGGCGAAGAGCTCCTTGCCTGTGCCGGACTCACCGGTGATGAGGATGTTGGAATTGGTCGAGGCGTATTTCTTGGACGTATAGATGATGCGCCGGATGGCATCCGATTCGCCGATGACGTCGGAGAACTTGTAGCGGGCATTATGCTCGTTGACGTAGCTTTCCACGCGCACGGTGTGCTCCATCCGTTCGACGTTGCTCTTTTCGTACAGGGTGAAGATGCCGCCGCAGATCTTGCTGTCTTCCAGGATGGGCGTCTGGATGCAGACGTAATCCGTCTGGTTGAGCCTGATGACGGATTCTTCACGCGTGATCTTGAATTCTTCCCAGAAGGCTTCGGGAAGGTTCCTGACGCTCTTGTTGAGGAGCTCGCGGCGCGGGGAGCAGATGATCTTTTCCGCTGCCCTGTTGATGGCCGTCACTTTATTGTCGGCATCCACGGAGATGACGCCTTCGATGAGGTTGTCCAGCAGCTGGCCCCAGTAATTTTGGCGCGACTCTTCAAACTGGATGGCATCCTGCACCTGGTGGACCTTGTCGAGGGCGGCCTGCATGCACTCCGGGCCGATGGGCACCACATGGATGGGAACGCCCATCCTTTTGCCCACGATGTTGGAGAGTGTCCCGCCGATGATGACGCTGGCCCCCTGGGCCAGACATTCCCGGATCCGGGCCTCGATGCCTTCCAGGGGCGTGTAGGTATAGTCGAGGATCTTGACGCCCAGGACCTTGGAGACCAGCTCCAGGCCGCTGATGTTCATGCGGACCGTGATGAGGCCGATGGTCTTGCCCCAGAATTTCCTGTCGATGATGAGGCGCAGGACATCGTATGCCGTGATGTTGAAGTTGATGACGTAGATGTTGGGCAGGAGCTTGCGCAGCTCGTCGGCCGTATTGCCGCGCGCCACGACGATGTCGAAGCCTTCCTGGGCGATCTTTTCCGCCTCGCTGTACTTGGAGATGGGATCCAGCGAGCGGAAAACGATCTCGGGGTATTGGCGGCTGTATTCCCGGATGTGCCTTTTCAGCATGGCGCCCTTGGGCAGGAGGAAGAGGGTGCGTCTGCTGCGTGCGAGTGGCGGCTGGTTGTCCATGGCTTTCCCGTCCTGTGCGTTGGCGGCGGCATGTCTGCCGTCGTTATGCGGAGCGTGGGGGGCGCTGTGACGGCGTTGTCCGGCACGGCCTGCCGGCAGGAGACCGGACGTGTTCGCAGGGGGGCGCCGCAGCGGGATGGTCCGACCGGCGGACAGCGGGAGCGTTCTGCCGCCGGTCGGCGTGGTTCCCCGCCCCCGCAGGTGCGCAGGGGTGACAGGGGGGGCGGGCCGTTTCCCCATAATGCAAACTATCCTGGCGCCTTCCACGCCATGGGGAAACTGTAGCAAAGTCCTGCGTAATCAAAAAGTGCGCCAGAGCGCCCTAAACGAAAACCAGCGGTACCAGCAGCCAGACCAGCAGGGTGATGATCACGCCGCTGGCCAGCGTCAGGGCGAATCCCGCACGCAGCATGTCGGGAATGGTCAGGGCGCCGCTGCGGAAAACGATGGCATTGGGCGGCGTGCTCACGGGCAGCATGAAGGCGCAGCTGGCGGCCAGGGCGGCGGGGATGGCATAGATGGCGGGCTCGATCCCCTGGGCGACGGCCATGATGCCCACCAGCGGGAGAAAAGCCGCCGAGGTCGCCGTATTGGACGTGAACTCCGTCATGATCTGGACCGTGATGACGAGGATGAAGGTCATCAGGATGAAGGGGATCCCTTGCAGGGAGCCCAGCACATTGGCCATCCAGGAGGCCAGACCGGTGGAGTTGATGGCCCCGGCCAGCGAGAGCCCCCCGCCAAAAAGCAGCAGGATGCCCCAGGGCAGCTTGCGGGCCTCCTGCCAGTTCATGAGGAACTGGCGTTTGCCCATATCCACCGGCATGACGAAGAGCAGCAGGCCGAAGCACATGGCGATGAAGGTGTCATCCACAAAAGGCAGGGCCCTGGAGATGATCGGCTGCAGGACCCAGCAGAGGGCGGCGCAGCCGAAGAGGCACGCCGTCATGGCTTCTTCACGGCTGACGGGCCCCAGGGCCTCCAGTTCCTGCCGGATCTTTTCGTGGACGGTGTTCCCTGCAAAGTTGAAGGGCTTGCGGGTCAGCCACCACCAGGTGAACAGGCTGAGGGCAACGGCCACGGGGACCCCCAGCAGCATCCACTGCCCGAAGCCGATATGGATATGGTAGTGCTCGGCCAGGAAGGCGCGCAAGAGCGCATTGGGCGGCGTGCCGATAAGGGTGCCCATGCCGCCGATGCTGGAGGAATAGGCGATGGCGAGCATCAGCGCGCAGGAAAAGCGCTTGGCTTCCCCGGCATCCTGCCCCTGGGTGACGACGGACGCCACGGAGATGCCGATGGGCAGCATCATGATGGCCGTGGCCGTATTGCTGACCCACATGCTGATGAAGCCGGTGGCGAACATGAAGCCCGCGATCTGCATCCTGGGACAGGAGCCGACCTTGCTCAGGATGAGCAGGGCGATGCGCTTGTGCAGGTTGCATTTTTCCATGGCCAGGCCCAGCAGGAAGCCGCCGAAGAAAAGATAGATGGTGGGGTGCGCGTAGGGGGCCGTGGAAGCCTTGACGTTGCAGAGCCCGAGCATGGGCAGGAAGATGATGGGCAGCAGGGCGGTCACCGGCAGGGGAACAGCTTCGGTGGCCCACCAGACAGCCATGAGCAGCACCAGGCCAAGACAGTGCCAGGCCGTGGGCGGCAGGCCGAACCAGGGATCTGCAAAGACCGTAAACAGCAGGAGCAGCGTGCCGCCAAGAAGGCCAAACCATCGTTCTACATTATACAGCGTGAAAAGTGCGGACAGCTTTCCTGGCATGGCAAACATGGTTTTTTCCTCCTGGTAAACGTTGCTGGAAAGAAAACGATGGACGAAACTCCTTAAAATGCGGATATCGGCATAGTGCGAAAGAAAGTGCGGATGTTGAGGTGCCGGTCCCGTTGCGGCAGGGGAGAGGACAGGGCCGGAGCAGGAGCGGGGTCTCGCGCTCCGGCCCTGCCGGAAGGCCTGCCTATGGCTTCAGGCTTCGGGCAACGGTTTCTCCAAACCTGCCCAACTCATGGATGATGGTGACCCCGGCGGATTCCAGCGCCTTGATCTTGTCCTCGCCGCGCCCCTTGGAGCCGCTGATAATGGCGCCGGCGTGGCCCATGCGTTTGCCCTTGGGGGCCGTCAGCCCGGCGATGAAGCCAAAGACGGGCTTGGGATACCGGCTCTCCCTGATGTAGGCGGCGGCGCGTTCTTCCCCGTCCCCTCCGATCTCGCCGATCAGGCACACGGCCTCCGTCTGGGGATCGTCCCGGAAGAGCTCGAGGATCTCCGTGAAGTAGAGGCCGGGAACAGGGTCGCCGCCGATGCCCACACAGGTGCTCTGTCCGAGCCCCTGGCAGGTGAGCTGGTAGGTGGCCTCATAGGTCAGGGTGCCGGAACGGCTCACCAGACCGATGGGGCCGGGTTTGAATATGTAGCCGGGCATGATGCCCAGCTTGCAGGCCCCGGGCGTGATGATGCCGGGGCAGTTGGGGCCGATGAGCCTGGTGCCGTGGGCGTTGAGGAATGCCTTGGCCCGCACCATGTCCAGCACGGGGATGTGCTCGGTGATCAGCACCACCAGCTTGATGCCCGCCGCCGCAGCGGCACAGGCGGAGTCGGCGGCCGCCGCCGAAGGCACGAAGATGATGCTGACATCGGCCCCCGTGGCTTTGACGGCCTCGGCGCAGGTGTTGAAAACCGGCACGCCCAGGACTTCCATGCCGCCCTTGCCGGGGGTGCAGCCCGCCACGATGTTGGTCCCGTAGTCCAGCATCTGCCTGGCGTGGAACTGCCCCTCGCGTCCGGTCAGGCCCTGCACGAGGATGCGCGAATCGGCGTTTACCAGGATGCTCATGACCGCACCTCCTTCGTCAGCCCGGCGATACGCTGTGCGGCCTCAGCCATACTGGCCGCGGTCTCGAACTTCAGGCCGCTTTCCCGGAGGATGCGCCTGCCTTCTTCCACGTTGGTCCCCTCAAGGCGCACTACCAGCGGCAGCTGGAGGTTGACCTTTCTGGCGGCGTTGACCACCCCCTGGGCCACGATGTCGCAGCGCAGGATCCCGCCGAAGATGTTGATGAGGATGCCGCGGACCCTGGGGTCCGACAGCATGATGGAAAAGCCGGCCGCCACCGTTTCCTCGCTGGCGCCGCCGCCGGCATCCAGAAAGTTGGCCGGCAGCGCTCCGGCCTGCTTGATGGCGTCCATGGTGGCCATGGCCAGGCCGGCACCGTTGACCATGGTGCCCACATAGCCGTCGAGGCGCACATAATTGACGCCCATTTCCTGGCCCTTGCGCTCCAGGGGATCGCCTTCCTCGGGGTCTTCCAGGGCGGCGATGTCGGGGTTGCGCTTCAGGCCGCTCTCGTCAAAGTTCATCTTGGCATCCAGGGCTACCAGATGCCCGTCACCGGTCACGGCCAGCGGGTTGATCTCCACCAGCGTGGCGTCCTTGGCCGCGGCCAGTTCCACCAGCCCCTGCAGCAGCTTCACCCCTTCGCCCACCTGGGCCTGGGTGAGCCCGCAGCCAAAGAAAAGGCTCTGGGCCTGATAGGGCCAGACGCGCAGGCAGCCGTCCAGCCGGGTGGTGAAGATGCGCTCCGGCGTTTTTTCGGCCACGGCCTCGATATCCATGCCGCCGTCGGGCGAGGCCATGACGGTCAGGCATGCGGCGGCGCGGTCCAGGACCACGGACAGGTAGAGTTCGCGGGCGATGTCGGTGCCCTGTTCCACCCAGACCTTGTGCACCTTCTTGCCCTCGGGGCCGGTCTGGTGGGTCACGAGCTGCATGCCCAGGATGGCCCGGGCAGCCTCTTCCACGGCATCGGGGCTTTTGCAGACCTTGACGCCGCCGCCCTTGCCGCGGCCACCGGCATGGATCTGCGCTTTCACCACCCACACGGGGCCCGGAAGGCTTTCGGCCACGGCGCGTGCTTCCTGCGGGGTGACGGCCAGGCCGCCCTGCGGCACGGGGACGCCGAATTCTTTCAGCAGACCTTTGGCTTGGTATTCATGAATGTTCATAGCGTGCTCCGTAGGAGGTTGCGGGGCTCGTTCAGACCAGCGGGCGGGCCAGTTCGGCACCCAGTTCCAGGGCGGCGTTATTGGCCGCGTGGAAGGCGGGCCTGAAGCGGTCGGCCAGCATCTTCTGGATGGATTCCATCCTGATGGCGCCGGTCAGGGTGATGAGGGCGCCCAGCACACAGATATTCAGGGTATTGGCCTTGCCCACTTTCTCCATGACCTTGCGGTACATGGGCAGGCCCTTCAGGTCGGCATCCAGGCGTTGCGAGGGCTGGACCAGGTCGCTGTCATAGAGGCAGAGACCGCCGGGACGCAGCAGGGGCATGTACTTGCCGGCGGCCTCATTGGTCAGGGCCACCAGCACATTGGGCTGCGTCACCTTGGGGAAGAGGATCTCGCTGTCGGAGATGATCACGTCGGAACGGGTGGCTCCGCCGCGGGCTTCGGGCCCGTAGGACTGCGACTGCACGGCGATACGCTTTTCATAGAGGACGGCGGCCCCGGCCAGCAGGATGGCCATGGTGATCACCCCCTGGCCGCCGGAACCGGACAGAAGAAAGCGGTACTTTTCCATCGTGTTACTCCTTGTTTGCCCTCTTGATGATGTTGGCGTATTCGTCGCAGTATTCGGGCGCGTCCTTGTCCACAAAGACGCCTCTGGGGATGAGCTGGGGATTTTCTTCCAGCTTCTTGGACCCCAGGGGCGCGGTATTGTCGCGATACCACTGGAGCATCTCCACAGCGCCACCGAGCTTGTTCTTGCGGCCGAAATAGGTGGGGCACTGGCTGAGGACTTCCACCACAGAAAAGCCCTTGTGCTGGTAGGCCTTCTTGATGAGCTGCGAGATCTCCTTGACATGGAAGGCCGTGGTGCGGGCCACGAAGGTGGCGCCCGCGCCGATGGCCAGATCCACCGTGTTGAAGGCCCGGTCGATGTTGCTGTACGGGGCGGTGGTGGCCACGATCCCGCGGCCGGAGAGCGGCGAGTACTGGCCGCCGGTCATGCCGTAGATGCGGTTGTTCATGACGATGGCCACCATGTCGATGTTGCGGCGGCAGGCATGGATGAAATGGTTGCCGCCGATGGCCGTGGCATCACCGTCGCCCATGGGGACAAAGACGTTGAGCCCGGGCCGGGTCAGCTTCAGGCCGGTGGCGAAGGCCAGGGCGCGCCCGTGCAGGGTGTGCATGCTGTGGAAGTCCACATAGCCGGAGATGCGCGAGGAACAGCCGATGCCCGAGACCATGCACAGGCTGCACTGATCGAGACCGAGCTCGTTCACTGCGCGCAGCAAACCGTTCAGAATGATGCCGTGGCCGCATCCCGGGCACCAGAGATGGGGGAAGAAACGCTTGCGGATAAGGTGACGAACAGACATCCTAGTACCCCCTTCCTTCAATGACGCGCATGATCTGGCCGATATCCGTGGGCGTTACCAGCTTGCCGTCCATACGGTTGACAAGGAACACGCGATCGGGATTGGCCACGACGTTCTTCACCTGGGCGCATATCTGGCCCATATTCATTTCCACGACGAAGACGCTCTTGGCATGGGCCGTTTTTTCCCGTACCAGCTGGGCCGGGAAGGGCCAGAGTGTCTGCAGTTCGAGCAGGCCGATGCGGTCGCCCTTGGCGCGGCGGCCTTCCACCAGATGGCGGGCACTGCGGGCCGACGAGCCGTAGGAGACGAGGATCTGCTCCGCATCCTCAAGGAAGTATTCCTTCCAGCGGGCCAGGATGTGGGCGCGGTTTTCGATCTTGTCGTAAAGGTGGTAGTTGAGCTTGACGATCTGGGTGGCGTTCTGGGTGGGGAAGCCCCAGATGTCGTGATGCAGGCCCGTGACGTTGTAGCGGTGCACGCCGCCAAAGTCGGACATGGGCAGGCGGCCGTCCTCACGGGGCAGGTAGGGATGGTAGTTCACCCCTTCCGGCACGTCGGTATGGAGGCGTTCCACCACGGGCAGGACGTCGGGGGCCGGGATCTCCAGCTTTTCGCGCATGTGACCGATGACTTCGTCGAACAGCAGGACCACCGGGGTGCGGTAGGTCTCGGCCAGATTGAAGGCTTCCACCGTCATGCTGAAGACGTCCTGGATGGAGGATGCCGTGAGGGCGATGATGGCGTGGTCGCCATGGGCCCCCCAGCGCGCCTGCATCACGTCGCCCTGGGAGCATTCCGTGGGCAGGCCCGTGGAGGGGCCGCCGCGCTGCACATCGACGATGACGCAGGGGATCTCGGCCATGATGGCGTAGCCCAGGGCCTCCTGCTTCAGGGAAAAGCCGGGGCCGGACGTGGCTGTCATGGCTTTGGAGCCGGCCAGGGAGGCGCCGCAGACGGCGCACATGGAGGCAATCTCGTCTTCCATCTGCACGAAGCGCCCGCCCACGCGGGGCAGTTCTTCGGACAGGTGTTCGGCGATCTCAGTGGACGGCGTGATGGGGTAGCCGGCAAAAAAACGTACGCCAGCGTAGAGCGCCCCGCGAACGCAGGCCTCGTTACCTTGCACAAAACGAATTTCTCCGCTCATTGCTGCACCTCGTTTTCCTTGCCTTCCTCCGGCATTTCTATGGCCAGATCAGGGCAGTAGAGTTCGCACAAACCGCACTGCACGCACTTTTCCTCATCGCACACCGCTTTTTCCTGGGCATCCAGGTGCAGAGCCTTCTTGGGGCAAAACGCCACACATACGCCGCAGCCCTTGCACCATTGACGGGTTATGAGAATCATTGGGCCTCCTAGTTGGTTGGATTGTGACCACGACCAGACCGTTATCGCCGGGGGCGCGCTGCGCCGGGGTCAGCGCTCGTCGCGCTTGACCTGGCGGATGACGTCGATGACCGTGCCGTCGCGGAACTCCACGAGGCAGACGATCTTGTCCGTGCACTGGATGGGCTTGGGCACACCGGTGATGTCCTCCGCGATACGGCGCAATTCCTCGATATCGACCAGCTTGAGGTTGCTCTTTTCCAGGTTCTCCCTGAGCCGGGCGTAGTTGCGGTGCCGGGGATTGAGGGCGATGCCCGCCTCGGTGACCACCGCAGCGACGGTTTCGCCGGGGGTGCAGACCGTGAAGACCTTCTTGACGATGGAGGGAGTCCTGCCGCGCACCACGGGCAGGGTGACGATGGAGACTTCCGCGCCGGCGGCCACGTCGGGGCCGCCGCCCAGACCGCCCATCATTTCACCGCTGGAGCCGGTGAGGATGTTGACGTTGAAGTCCACGTCCACTTCCAGCGCGCCCAGGATGCCGAAGTCCAGCTTGTTGACCATGGCCCCCTTGTTGTGGGGGTTGGCATAGAGGCTGTTGTCGATCTCCACGATGTTGGGATCGCTGGTCATGGCATGGGCGGCCACGGAGTCGAAGCACTGGCTGCACTGGATGGTGCGCACCAGGCCGCGTTTGAACATCTCCACGATGGCCGCGGTGGAGCCGCCCAGCGAGAAGGACGCCCGGATGCCCTTT
This is a stretch of genomic DNA from Desulfovibrio piger. It encodes these proteins:
- a CDS encoding sigma 54-interacting transcriptional regulator, with amino-acid sequence MDNQPPLARSRRTLFLLPKGAMLKRHIREYSRQYPEIVFRSLDPISKYSEAEKIAQEGFDIVVARGNTADELRKLLPNIYVINFNITAYDVLRLIIDRKFWGKTIGLITVRMNISGLELVSKVLGVKILDYTYTPLEGIEARIRECLAQGASVIIGGTLSNIVGKRMGVPIHVVPIGPECMQAALDKVHQVQDAIQFEESRQNYWGQLLDNLIEGVISVDADNKVTAINRAAEKIICSPRRELLNKSVRNLPEAFWEEFKITREESVIRLNQTDYVCIQTPILEDSKICGGIFTLYEKSNVERMEHTVRVESYVNEHNARYKFSDVIGESDAIRRIIYTSKKYASTNSNILITGESGTGKELFAQSIHNASQRKRNPFVAINCAAFPRDILPSELFGYVEGAFTGASRKGKPGLFEIANYGTVFLDEIAEMDYNTQVNLLRVVQERYVIRLGSHRPININCRIIAATNKDLPQMVREGKFREDLFFRLNVLSLEIPPLRSRKCDIIPILLHYLNKNNFLKKNKVTISREACELLQSYSWPGNIREVCNIAERLLAILKTTHIESKDLRQVIQPDSPLWLETRHLNFDPRQARHLAQKKESEEMLAACGGNASLAASRLGISRSTLWRRLRRA
- the citX gene encoding citrate lyase holo-[acyl-carrier protein] synthase produces the protein MQTHSADIPQPALLEEILRAREERQHRQQRLLRRYRRPLISLSLNIAGALKQFPLAQKTYAEASRMMHRHLERMGACVIGAEEVHARSGSEGCFAVDGRDATSLKRGMVALEESRPVARLFDLDVLDADGRHLSRKDLGLPPRRCLLCDAAAAGCARSRAHALEEVRRHTLRLMERHFQEQKADILAGYALRSLLYEVCVTPKPGLVDRVSNGAHDDMDIFTFMDSSSVLFPYFRHCALLGLREHGLAPDALFDRLRCPGMDAEDAMHRATGNVNTHKGAIFSLGIVCAAAGRLLGRQERLTPAAISATSAAMTSGVLAECRNVPPNVPLTNGLRLYGKGIHGARGEAASGFSSVLRYGLPSLERELAAGASIDRAGALTLIRLMAKVFDTNIISRSSLRDQYALQDRLQGILAADEAPSRARLRELDAWLVAGNISPGGCADLLGLSWMLHFLRRDTALEERDQEA
- a CDS encoding protein-disulfide reductase DsbD family protein; the encoded protein is MPAAADIVSVQPHFAEGADGIVMALELGFPQGYHAYAHEAGDAGRPTTLSIRLDDGSGLPVWYPQGFMQRDFFDPDATVHVYESPTTLFVLLPHEARHAGFDAVLSMLLCSSRNCLPVSQTISGQVPDTLPGLEAVPWKALWDELRRVPPVLSKAAPSAPGLPFAVGEDGAGGLSPVTDPAQDPLAAPQDAGSEKPLPPPDGFALELTPQYADGSVEISGFGMALAVGILAGLLLNAMPCVLPVLTFKISGLLLMGGRGDRESLRRFREHNLFFSAGIMTLFTVLALVLGAADMIWGQLYQQQSLLLGLVMLVFLMGLSMLGVFTLPVIDLKAGANSRNPRLQPYLTGLVSTFLATPCSGPLLGGVLGWAFTQPLLVLMVVFWAVGLGMALPYILFSIWPQLARILPRPGNWMKVFERILGFCLLGTALYLLSILPVEKHMQVLCVLLVLSLVAWLWGQFCGPASPRLRCRIIGALTVLILAGSFIWVLRPAAPLVHWREFSPGQFQAELGHKAMLLEFTADSCPNCKVLEATVLTDERMRKLRARYGMELIRVDLTGVNAYGIRLLEALGSKSIPLTALFPAGEQASSPLVLRDVYTAGTLEDALEKAFGD